Part of the Tidjanibacter massiliensis genome is shown below.
GAGCCGCCCTGGGGCTGTACAACTCCCGCATCGTGCGTCTCATCAACCAGAAGGGCAAACTCAAGTCGTCCATCATCATCGACGAGCTGCCCACGATCTATTTCCGGGGGTTGGATAACCTGATTGCTACGGCCCGCTCGAACAAGGTCGCCGTGTGTCTGGGTTTCCAAGATTTTTCGCAGCTCGAACGCGACTACGGAGAGAAGGAGGCCAAAGTCATCGAGAATACGGTCGGCAACATCTTCAGCGGTCAGGTCATGGGCGATACGGCCCGCATTCTCTCCGAGCGCTTCGGCAAGAACGTCCAGCGCCGCGAATCCCTCTCCATCTCTCCCGAACAGCAGTCCACTTCGTACAGTACGCAGCTCGATTCGCTCATTCCGGCCGCCAAAATCAGCAACCTCTCGCAGGGCATGTTCGCCGGAGCCGTCGCGGATAACTTCGGCGAGGAGATCGAGCAGAAGGTTTTTCACGCCAAGATTGTCGTCGATACCGCCGCCGTCGCCCGCGAAGAGAAATCCTACGTTCCCATACCGCAAATCTCCTTCTTCGAGGACGAAAACGGGGAGGATTGCATGGAGCGTCAGATCGAGGAGAACTACGACCGCATCCGTGTCGAGGTGAATCAAATCATCAAGGATGAAATGGAGCGTATCAAAACCGACCCCGCGCTTCGTCATCTGATTCCTGAACCGAAAAAAGGGACTGCCTCCCGGTAATCCCCGTATCACGAGTGCTCGAACGTGCCCCACGGTGCCTGTCAGGGCCGGGAAAGTGACATCTGTATCGCGCATCAAATCAATGTCATACATTCGCACTGCAAAGACATACCAACCATTAAAATTTTACTATTATGGCAAAACAAGAAAAAACGAATTCGACAGCCTCGGAACGTCCGATGCCGGTCCATCCCGACCCGGACAAGGAGACCATTCTGCTGCGTTACCCCGAAGACGGCAGTGTCAAAGCGGTCAGCAACCTGATACAGGACAACAAGGGAAATCAGGAGATTGTTACGACCGACCCGACGACGAAGAATCAGCCGGCCTTTTATCAAAAGCGCGACAGCCTGTTCATCGCCAATTTCTTCAAAAACATGCGGGCCCAGATGCAGGATCCTGCCAAAATGCCCGAACTGTATATCGTTTCGTTCGACAAGGTAGGTGCTGTAGCTGCAGACCTTCGTAAATTGCATGAGGACCCCAAAAACGAAGTTTTGCTGGAGACCGCGAAAAAATACCGCACCTATACGCAAAACCTCGAAAAGATCATCTTCGATGAATGCCGTATGCCCAAGGCAGAACTGGCGGCAGCAGGGTTCGATGTCAAACAGATGGAGCAGGACGGTATTTTCAAGGAGATGGAACTGGGTAAAGAGCCGCAGAAACTCTATCCTCTCAAATCCAAACTGAACGAGCAGATACAAATGGATGGGCTGTATGCTATCAAGGCCGTCAAGAATGAATACAATGAAATCGGTTTCGAGCTGCAAAGCCCGCTTGCGATTCCGGAATTCGAGCAAGACGCCACGCTCAGCATCGAGTTGAGTGCGGAAGATAAGAAGGCATTGGCTGCCGGGAAAACGCTTGAACGTCCCATTCGTCACGATGGAGAGTATTGCGTAGCCGGTTTCAACCGCACAACCAACCGTATGACCTTTATTCCCTGCCGTGAGATTCAGGCCCCCGAATACGTCTTCAACGCCCGCATGAGCGAAGAACAGCAGGAGGAGTATAAGCGCGGTCGGAAGGTACATTTGGACAACTGCCACTATTACGGCAATGACAACACGTTCTCCTGCGATGTCCAATACGATACCCACACACGGGATTACAGAACGACCGGTCATCACTATCAGCGCCCGTATGTTCCCGATTACCTTGCTCGACAGTTGGACGACACCCGCATGAGAATGCTCCTGGCCTACGAGCCTATCAGCGGCAAGGGCCTTACGGACCGTAATGGAATGCCGCTCAAGCGCGATATCTGCATTGACCGGAATACCAACGGTGTAACTTA
Proteins encoded:
- a CDS encoding DUF3945 domain-containing protein, whose product is MAKQEKTNSTASERPMPVHPDPDKETILLRYPEDGSVKAVSNLIQDNKGNQEIVTTDPTTKNQPAFYQKRDSLFIANFFKNMRAQMQDPAKMPELYIVSFDKVGAVAADLRKLHEDPKNEVLLETAKKYRTYTQNLEKIIFDECRMPKAELAAAGFDVKQMEQDGIFKEMELGKEPQKLYPLKSKLNEQIQMDGLYAIKAVKNEYNEIGFELQSPLAIPEFEQDATLSIELSAEDKKALAAGKTLERPIRHDGEYCVAGFNRTTNRMTFIPCREIQAPEYVFNARMSEEQQEEYKRGRKVHLDNCHYYGNDNTFSCDVQYDTHTRDYRTTGHHYQRPYVPDYLARQLDDTRMRMLLAYEPISGKGLTDRNGMPLKRDICIDRNTNGVTYVSLRRMEQEKAQAQAQSQQQAGKQAAGAPVQSENDMHVDNDIPEQSQSRGHRR